Genomic DNA from Pleurodeles waltl isolate 20211129_DDA chromosome 1_2, aPleWal1.hap1.20221129, whole genome shotgun sequence:
TTAAAAAGCTAATGCCTTAATTTCTCCTTTTCCAATAGACAatgaaagcatggaaagagaaaggAAACGTAGATATTTTGGAAAATGCACTGAAGAAATCACATCAAGGAAAGTTcaatcaagaaaaggcaaaatgaAAGTGCTGCAGAGTTCTCAGAATGAAACAAACTGTAAAAGTCATTTGTGGACTGGAAATAAGCAGGAACTGGGAGAGGACCAAAGAGCTCAACAAGAAGGACATTTCAACAACAGTGCTCAGTCCATTTCACATCAGAGAAACCCTGCAGAAGACACACCAAATAACTATAATACATATGAGAGTCATCCAGATTATTTAAAGCTTACATATCGTTCTGAAACGCAGCAAAATAGGACACGATATTCATGTACTCAATGCATGAAAAGTTTCAGTGCAAAAACAAGTGTCACTAGGCACCAAAGAACACACACGGGAGAGAGACCTTTTCAATGTACCGAATGTGACAAAAGCTTCATTCAAAATGGTGATCTTATCAGACACCAGAGATCACATTCAGGAGAAAGACCATATCATTGTCTCGACTGTGGGAAAAGATTTAGTCAGAAGGGGCACCTCAGAAGTCACCAGAGAAGGCATGCAGTGTATTCTAGAATGAACCCCAACTAGCACGTATTACCTTAAGAGAATATAAAGCAGACTACAGGAATAAAACAATATGAATTTGATGCACATGAAAATGCTGTGTTACAGTGAATGTTAATTAATACCAAAAAATAAATCAGAATACCACAGTGGCTCTAGGGATTGTTTAAGAAGGTTTGTAACAGTGTCAAATCAGTGAATAATGACAACATGACTGTTATAGGTTTTTGTTTATTGTAAGCCTTGTGGTGGCTTTACTGCAGCAGTTAAAATCTCAGACCAAGAGGACACAGTGCTGGCAACGGAACACTGCTTACTTGAAGTCTGAATGAGCTGCTGTTCTTCAACTTGAAATACAGAGCATTATCTTAACCTAAACAGATTCCATATCAAATTCCTTCTTGTCATCACATACTAACAAGAAGACACATAATGTTCTCTAAAAAGTAGGTATTTGCTTCAACAGCAGTTGTGTACGTAAAACAGGTAAAACATGTTTAACAAACTGGGAACACCCAAACAAATCTAGTTAGGCCAATAATAGTATTGACTACTACTGTAGAGTAGACCATAAATGAATTAATTGCACCTTCGTGTATTCAAAAATAGTATGAAACCAGCATTCCATAAAGTCAGTAAGGTAAGATCTTGAAATTGCAGAGGAAGCTCTGCATATACGATTAGAGTTAAAAATTTCTGTAGAACCTGATCCTGCACAGCTGGTGAAGGCTTGGTACTTGGGTCCACTGAGGATGCTACCCATTTATGCAGAAGGGAATTTCTTACCTTGGAAGTCTTCAGATTTGTGTCTCTTTAGTGTAAAGATATATGCTTTTCTTGGCTGTACTGGTGAAATTCTTGTAGATCGTGAGTCAAAACGTCAGTCATTCGTGGTTTATTTGCAACACCAGATGCTAATGACAAGCAAGACCGTCATTAATGCTCTAGAGTCTACAGCACAACCAAAACAGGGGAACACAGCGCCCCTTGGGTGATGGTCGTGGGATGACTCCCAGAGCTAGTAGTAGTGTAGGTTTTGCTCACTGCTAGTCGAAGTACTCTGGTTCCTACAGTAAGGCACGTTGCCTCATACCCCATGTCTCTGGCCCATCCTGAGAAGCTTCCACTATATTTTCAGTCCTAGGTTTTTTGGACCTCTGATTTTACATCTCTCTCACAATTCATTAGTGTCATTAGTGTATTCCACAATGGGGTTCATACTTCTTCAAATGATTGCATATCTGAATGCAGGTGAATACGTGCTACTCCTCCTCTGCAACAGGATGTTGTAATCACTTTAGATGTCCCCTCAGAGTGGTTTCAGATGAAGATGCAAACACACTTGCATGAATGTACCTATTAGGGGCTGCTGACATTTTATAACTCATATTCAAGCAACATTTTAAAGCCTGCAATAATGAAAGCCTTTCCATTACTCAGCCATTTATACTGCAATGAAAAGATTGTTTTTTGCTTCGTAGTAATTCTGTTAGTGCACAAAGATTCTCCTTGCCCTGACAATGAAAGTTATCTGCTTTTGGGGGACTATCAAAGACACAAAGAGGCTTGAGATATAGTGTGTATATTTTGGACTTGTTTATGATAACATTGTGGCCAGATATCAAATGACCTAACATATTCCTAAATGTTATGCTTTTGTAGCTTGGTGTTGCTTTTTGTAATTTCAATAACAATAAAATtgtgttattaaaaaaataaatagaccaTCGCAGTCTCAAAGTTCTCATCTTGTTCAAGTGCTGAAGGTAAACTAGGGACATGGAGACTATGCCTTTCATAGTTGCAAAGACCATACCTTATGTGGATTGAAATAGGACAGGGACTAATAAGGAAAGACCTGGATCTCTGCTTCTGGTGGCCCACTAGGAACTCAATAGGACGCATCCTGATCCTGGACAACGAAACTAAGAAGTGTGAGAGAATAAGACTCCGCTTACGGTAGCAGAGAAGAAATGTAAAGTTATTTTTCAAGCCTTAATACTGCTGCATTGCTCACAAAtcttttccctcttttctttctGGGTGCAAAATTCCATCCGCCTCTCTGGATAAAAACACAGGAAGGAGGAGCTTACCTAAAACCAGCTGAAGGAAATttaaataatcataataataaaaatGTGATAAAGCTGGCCGAAATGCCCACTTGGGTTATACTGTATGAAGTATTGTAGCGtagtctctcattattctaatgagactactggatttgagcggcagaatcgcctgcggtgt
This window encodes:
- the LOC138298898 gene encoding zinc finger protein 583-like isoform X3, with product MSRQDRNEVTFEDASAYFSKEEWTLLHEWQKALYRNVMKEIHQALISLGPLITTTVVSLRAKDKEEFYSLNNKDCARSHHEMTNSPSDTKTDPELLLRIRKKENLHLTKSLSSERKEITNGQGAVCPTEIPFLGNNGCLRKEEEPVSIFIDHLGEEIGESSTDPSAGHEVAASVFSFRIKDEEEACEMEHEDIKRNEGSSCSSDNESMERERKRRYFGKCTEEITSRKVQSRKGKMKVLQSSQNETNCKSHLWTGNKQELGEDQRAQQEGHFNNSAQSISHQRNPAEDTPNNYNTYESHPDYLKLTYRSETQQNRTRYSCTQCMKSFSAKTSVTRHQRTHTGERPFQCTECDKSFIQNGDLIRHQRSHSGERPYHCLDCGKRFSQKGHLRSHQRRHAVYSRMNPN
- the LOC138298898 gene encoding zinc finger protein 37A-like isoform X4 — encoded protein: MSRQDRNEVTFEDASAYFSKEEWTLLHEWQKALYRNVMKEIHQALISLGPLITTTVVSLRAKDKEEFYSLNNKDCARSHHEMTNSPMCPTEIPFLGNNGCLRKEEEPVSIFIDHLGEEIGESSTDPSAGHEVAASVFSFRIKDEEEACEMEHEDIKRNEGSSCSSDNESMERERKRRYFGKCTEEITSRKVQSRKGKMKVLQSSQNETNCKSHLWTGNKQELGEDQRAQQEGHFNNSAQSISHQRNPAEDTPNNYNTYESHPDYLKLTYRSETQQNRTRYSCTQCMKSFSAKTSVTRHQRTHTGERPFQCTECDKSFIQNGDLIRHQRSHSGERPYHCLDCGKRFSQKGHLRSHQRRHAVYSRMNPN
- the LOC138298898 gene encoding zinc finger protein 583-like isoform X2; its protein translation is MSRQDRNEVTFEDASAYFSKEEWTLLHEWQKALYRNVMKEIHQALISLGPLITTTVVSLRAKDKEEFYSLNNKDCARSHHEMTNSPTDTITSHDVISKINRHDNPPLINPSHSEKKETKDCRSAVCPTEIPFLGNNGCLRKEEEPVSIFIDHLGEEIGESSTDPSAGHEVAASVFSFRIKDEEEACEMEHEDIKRNEGSSCSSDNESMERERKRRYFGKCTEEITSRKVQSRKGKMKVLQSSQNETNCKSHLWTGNKQELGEDQRAQQEGHFNNSAQSISHQRNPAEDTPNNYNTYESHPDYLKLTYRSETQQNRTRYSCTQCMKSFSAKTSVTRHQRTHTGERPFQCTECDKSFIQNGDLIRHQRSHSGERPYHCLDCGKRFSQKGHLRSHQRRHAVYSRMNPN